The Flavivirga eckloniae genomic interval CTTAAAATAAACTTAAAAATGAAGGTCACTTTACTTTTGTCTATAGTTTCATTTTTTTTAATTCAGATTCCGACGTATGCTACCCATACGATTTTTGTATTAGAACACAATACGGTTGAGGATATCTATACCCAGAGATCGGTTTCAGGAACTATAAAAGATGAGGAAGGTATTCCTTTACCAGGAGCGAATGTTGTGGTTAAAGGAACAAATAATGGCTCACAAACCAATTTTGATGGTAATTATAATATATCTAATGTATCAGATAATGATATATTGGTTGTAAGCTATATAGGTTATATTACCCAAGAAGTGCCAATTAACGGACAATCTACAGTAAACATTATCCTTGTTGAAGACACACAATCTTTAAATGAGATTGTTGTTGTTGCCTATGGTACAACCAGTAAAAAGGATTTAACAGGAGCAATATCTGTAATAGGAACAGAGGAACTTAATACATTTCCCGCAACAACAGTCGATCAGGCGTTGCAAGGTAAGACCAGTGGTGTTCAGGTTACTGCAAACTCCGGAGCACCCGGTGCGTCGGTTACAGTTAATATTCGTGGTGTGGGTTCTTTTGGAAGCACGACACCTCTTTATGTTGTTGATGGTTTTCCAACAAACAACATTAATTTCATAAACCCGAATACTATCGAATCAATATCGGTTCTAAAAGATGCTTCGGCTACAGCGTTATATGGAGTACGTGCAAGTAATGGGGTTGTAATAATCCAAACAAAGCAAGGAACCAGAGGTCGTATATCTGTTGAGTTAAATTCTTTTATAGGATTCAACACCCAACCGAAAAAAGTTGATGTATTGGACGTTAACCAATTCGCAGGTTTGGCTTTAGAACTTAGTGGTAGCAGTAATGTTGATGTTTCAGGTACAGCTGTACCATATGCAGGATGGAGTAATGCATCGAGTCTTAGAAATATTGACTGGCAAGATGAAGTTTTTAGTCAAGCTTTATCAAAAAGTACGACTTTAACCGTAACAGGAGGAGGAGAAAAGTCTCGAGTAGCTTTTACAGCAGGTATTTTTGATCAGGAAGGAACACTTATTGGTTCAGAATACAAACGTTATGATTTAGCTTTAAATGCTTCTTTTGATATTACAGAAAAATTAAGATTAAAAACGAATACTAAATATGTATCATCTCAAAACTTTCAACCATTAGGAACTGGGCGTGGATCGTTATTAAATCTATATACTACAGTTCCACATTTAGCACCAGCGGGAGAAGCAAATCTTAGAGGCGGAACAAATCCAACAAATCTCCCAGTAGATGCAGAAGGCAATTTTGGTGCATTTCCAGATGTGGTAGGAGAAGCTTTTCGTGATGGAAGAAACTGGGTAGCGAGAGCTTTAGAAAATGATCAAGATAATGTAACCAACACGATATTAACAAATATTGGTGCAGAATGGGATATATATGGAGGGCTTAGTACAAAATTAAATGTAGGAGCAAGAGTTGATAATTTTGCAGGATGGGGCTTCAATCCTAAATATTATAGAAGTAACGGTAATATAGATTTAAGGGAAGATGCTACCTATACATATACGCAAAGTACATCCAACCAGTGGTTAGCAGAATACATTTTACAATATAACAAGACGTTTGCTGAAAAACATACCGTAGATGTGTTAGGTGGTATTTCTGTACAGAGAACATTTAATAAATTTAGCCAAGTGGTAGGTCGTGGTTTCTTAGATAATAGAATTCGAGATATAGCGCAGGCCGAAGCTATTCAAAGTGCAGCAGGTAATTCTTCCAGACAAACATTAGCAAGTACTTTTGCAAGACTAAATTATAGTTTTGACAGTAAATACTATGTTACAGGAACTATAAGAAGAGATGGTGTAGGAGACACCTTTGGAGCAGATAATTTATGGGGTGTATTCCCTTCGTTTGCATTAGGTTGGAACATAGATGAAGAAGCATTTATGGAAGACAGTGCTTTTAACGTGTTAAAATTTAGAGCAAGTTGGGGAGAAACCGGTAACTTTAATGGTATACAACCTTTCCGTTTTGGTACTACATTTAATAATGGAACCCCATTAAACGATTCCAGTTATAGTTTTGGAGGAAATGGTTCTCTAGGTTTGGCACCAGTTGGAGCTTCAAATCCAGGTTTAAAATGGGAAGCACAGCAACAAACCAATATTGGTTTAGAAGGTGAGCTTTTTGGCGGGAAACTCTATTTTACAGCCGATTATTTTAACAGAACGTCCAAAGACTTTTTATTATTTATTAGTAGTCCAGCGCAATCTGGCTTTCCAATAGTACCTGTAAATGGTGGAACTATTGAAAATAAAGGATTTGAACTGTTGGTAGGATACAAAAAAATTGATGGAGACTTTACGTTCGACATCAATGCCAATATTACTACTATAAATAATGAAATTACCGAACTTGATACACCTTCTAACGAAGTTACATTTAGTAACACATTTCTGGATACCTTTTTTGAACAAGGTTTCTGGTATGATATAACAAGATCGAAATTAGGAGGTGAAGCAGGGGCTTTCTATGGTTTTGTTGCCGACGGAATTTTCCAAAATCAAGCCGAAATAGATGCGCTTAACAGTACTGCTCCCGATGGGAATTTTCAGGCAGATGAAACATCTCCTGGCGATCGTAGATTTGCAGATTTAAATGGAGATGGTGAAATTACAGGAGAAGATAGAACGACAATTGGAAGCCCGATACCGGATTTCTACGGAAGCTTAAACTTGAATTTCTCATATAAAAACTTCGACTTAGGTTTGAATTTTTATGGTTCTTATGGAAGTGAAATATTTAACCTAGTAAGACGAGAATTAGAAAGTGCTTCAGGTTATGGTAACAAAGAATCTTTTTCTAATGTAGGTACAGAATATTTTAATAATAGATGGAATGGAGAAGGTTCAACAAATGTGTATGCCAGAGCTTTAATAGATGATAGTAATGTACAGAATAATAGAGCTTCTAGTTATTTTGTTGAAGATGGTTCCTATTTAAGATTACGAAACTTAAATATTGGATACAGATTGCCTTCAAAAATTATAGAGAAATTAGGATTAAATTCTTTTAGAATATATACGAGTATTCAAAATGTATTTACAATTACAGATTATTCAGGATCCGATCCTGAAATTGGTCAAAACTCAGACATAAACGGAAACAGCAACGTAACAACAAGGGGTATTGATGCAGGCGCATACCCACTCTCAAGTTCATTTACGTTAGGATTTAATTTAAAATTTTAAATAGATTGTTATGAATTTAAAAATTAAAAATATTAAGCTATTTGGATTTGGTGTTTTTGGTATCTTTTTAATAGCACTAA includes:
- a CDS encoding SusC/RagA family TonB-linked outer membrane protein, yielding MKNNKSFGLIRLNSLKINLKMKVTLLLSIVSFFLIQIPTYATHTIFVLEHNTVEDIYTQRSVSGTIKDEEGIPLPGANVVVKGTNNGSQTNFDGNYNISNVSDNDILVVSYIGYITQEVPINGQSTVNIILVEDTQSLNEIVVVAYGTTSKKDLTGAISVIGTEELNTFPATTVDQALQGKTSGVQVTANSGAPGASVTVNIRGVGSFGSTTPLYVVDGFPTNNINFINPNTIESISVLKDASATALYGVRASNGVVIIQTKQGTRGRISVELNSFIGFNTQPKKVDVLDVNQFAGLALELSGSSNVDVSGTAVPYAGWSNASSLRNIDWQDEVFSQALSKSTTLTVTGGGEKSRVAFTAGIFDQEGTLIGSEYKRYDLALNASFDITEKLRLKTNTKYVSSQNFQPLGTGRGSLLNLYTTVPHLAPAGEANLRGGTNPTNLPVDAEGNFGAFPDVVGEAFRDGRNWVARALENDQDNVTNTILTNIGAEWDIYGGLSTKLNVGARVDNFAGWGFNPKYYRSNGNIDLREDATYTYTQSTSNQWLAEYILQYNKTFAEKHTVDVLGGISVQRTFNKFSQVVGRGFLDNRIRDIAQAEAIQSAAGNSSRQTLASTFARLNYSFDSKYYVTGTIRRDGVGDTFGADNLWGVFPSFALGWNIDEEAFMEDSAFNVLKFRASWGETGNFNGIQPFRFGTTFNNGTPLNDSSYSFGGNGSLGLAPVGASNPGLKWEAQQQTNIGLEGELFGGKLYFTADYFNRTSKDFLLFISSPAQSGFPIVPVNGGTIENKGFELLVGYKKIDGDFTFDINANITTINNEITELDTPSNEVTFSNTFLDTFFEQGFWYDITRSKLGGEAGAFYGFVADGIFQNQAEIDALNSTAPDGNFQADETSPGDRRFADLNGDGEITGEDRTTIGSPIPDFYGSLNLNFSYKNFDLGLNFYGSYGSEIFNLVRRELESASGYGNKESFSNVGTEYFNNRWNGEGSTNVYARALIDDSNVQNNRASSYFVEDGSYLRLRNLNIGYRLPSKIIEKLGLNSFRIYTSIQNVFTITDYSGSDPEIGQNSDINGNSNVTTRGIDAGAYPLSSSFTLGFNLKF